CTACGATCAGACCGGTACCCAGGCACGCAACACCGGGGCGGCAGATTGGTTCAGTTCGCGAACGGATCCGGTCAACGGCGACAACAGGCTCGATAAACCCCCGAATGGATGCACATTCACGAAGATCGCCGTTTACGTCATGCCCGGAAGCGGCACAATCACCGACTTGAACCTCTATCTTTACAGGACCGTTGAGGGCGTTGACGCCATCACAACATGGAACAATACCGTGCAACCCGCGAACTTGATCGCGTCGCAAAGCTTCGGCAACGGCCAGCCGGCCGCGGGTTGGCTCGTCCTCGAGTTCCCTGAGAATCCCCAGCCGTGGCCAGCGGCATCTCCAATGGATTCGGGATACGTCTGGAGGCTGGTGTGGACTGGTGGGGGAAACATCCAGTTTGCCAAGTGGCATCGCCCTGGAAATAGAGACACCACCATCGTGGGTAACACTCAATTTGATGCCGGCGCCTTCCCCGGTCAGGAGAACCGTGCCTTTGTCACGGCGGTCTACGTGCCGGAGCCGGCGGCTCTGGCTCTGCTGGGTTTTTCCGGTTGCATGGCAATGCGCAGACGCCGGTAGCGGGCAACTTTGCCGACGCGACTGGGACGCGTTGAGCCGTGAGGCCACGCATCTGAAGCCTTATGAGCCTGCGCATGATTCCCATGCAAGCTGATGGCTTCGATGGGCCGGACAACCTTTGTGGTGTCGGAGAACAGGAAACATGATAGCAATGCGTGAATCAAACCTCGGGTTGGCGACAACGCTAATGGTGGTCTTCTCGTTGTCGGGCCTCGCAGCCGGTGCTCCCGGCCCGCCGGATCCACCCGACTATGACCTTTATGCGGCGACCGTGTGGGAAAAGGCCTGGGGAGCCGGTCAGGAGGCGGGCCAGCAATTCAGCCCTGCATCCAGTCTTCCGGAAGCTCAGCGCCCTCCGGTCATCGGGGGGTTCGACTCCTTCGGCGTTTACATCAACAGCACGGGGGATTACGAGTTCTATATGGAGTTCTATACGTGGGACACAAACTGGTCCACGACGATCGCCAACGGCCCCATGAAGGTGTGGCGCGTCGTCAAAGTGGGCCAAACGGGCGAAGCCTGGATCATGTTCGATCTGGGAAGCGAGAGCGTAGACCTGCGGTACTGCAACGATGCCGGCACCGGCCCAAAGGTCTATCCCGCCCTCGACCCTCTGCCGCTTGACGGGTCGTACTTCTGGCGGCTGTTGGTGACACGCGCCAGCGGCAGCCCGCTGCAATGCTGGGCCACCACCCGGACTCCAGTGGTCGATTGCGGCGTTGGGAACATCGGCATCCATGGCGGAGGAGCGGTGAGAACGTGGAGCTATCAAACTCGACTACACACCCTGACTCCGACCTGTTTCAATCCTCGTTACGACACAGACAACGATACCGACGTCGATCGGGACGACTTCACGGTCCTGCAATCATGTTATACGGGCGCTGGGATTCCCGGCACTTGGCCCTATGACGATCCCTGCAGGTGTCTGGATATCGACGGCGACGATGATATCGACAGTGTTGAGTACTTGGCCTTCGACGCCTGCGCTCTGGGATCGGGTGTTCCGGCTGATCCGGCCTGTGATGACCCACAAGCCTGCTGCTTCGCTGACTCGAGCTGCCAGAATCTCGCTTCGGTTGTATGCTCCGATCGGGGCGGAACGCCGCAGGGATCGCAAACGCAGTGTAACACCGTAGCCTGCCCTTGAGAGGTATCGAAGAACATGCTCGGAAGATCTCCTTGGGTCCTGGAGGCAATGATATGAGAGCGACCAGTCGATCGATGCTTGATCATACGTTCGCGCTGATCGTATTGCTACTTCCGGCTGCGGTGCTTGCACAGCCCGATCCGGCCGTCCCGCCGGAGTTCGACCTTTACGCTGGCAGAGTCTGGTCGAAGGACCTGATCGCCGGAAGTGAGATCAGCCAGCAGTTTACTCCGGCGTCGAGCTTGCCGGAAGCGCAGCGACCGCCACTGAGCGGGTTATTTGATTCGTTCGGCATGTACATGGAGAGTAACGGCTCTTTCGTCATGTACGTATCTCTCTACCAGTGGAACATAAGCTGGATGCGGACGGTGCTGATCGATGGCCCGATCAAAACGTGGCGCGTGGAGAGGACGGCCGGCGGACCGGGTTGGGTGATGTTGGATCTTGACACGATTACGGAGGACGAGCGAAGCTGTATCAGCTATCCTGCTCTTGCCCCCCTGGCGGTTGACGGCTCGTACCTGTGGGATCTCGAGGTGACCGAAGCTCCTGCTCCCCTGAGATGCTGGTCCACAGGCGTCAAGGGGGATTTGGGCGAGCCCAGCGGCGCTGACAATCAGGGTTTTCACGATGACGCGGCCGCCAAGGACTGGGCTTTCCAGACTCGATTGCATCTGGTGTCGCGCTGTTCCGACCCGCGCTTTGATGTGGACGGTGACTTTGACGTCGACCAGGTGGATTTCTCAGCATTTCAGCGCTGTTACACCGGAACAAGCCCTGGCAATTGGGCGTATGACGATCCATGCAAGTGCCTGGATGTCGATGAAGACAACTACATTGATCAAGCCGACCACCTCGTATTTGAGCGATGTGCCTCCGGACCGGGCATCCCGCCCGACGAGACCTGTGATGAATCACCCTGAGTTGGGACCAAGAAAAGATGCCGGTCCTGTTTCTTCGGGCCGGGTGCCGTCAATTCGCAGGCAAGGCAATGCCAGGTTGCTCCTGACGTCCACGCAGCAAGCCGCTGCCCGACGCGAGCCGGTCCGCCCGATAATCGCCGCGGACGCCGGCTCCCTTAAGTCACCTTATTGACGGGCCGATATCCTGCGCAGGGTTCCGTCTGAAGGGATTGTTGCGCGCAGGGTCACCATGAATACAGTCAACTTGCCGATTGCTTTGAGGAGTCTCGGGCGATTGGCCTTGGTCCTGGGGCTCGGCCTGGCCGCGGCCGGCGTTCCCTCGACCCTGATGGCGGCCGCACCCGTTGCCGCGGCCGGCTCAGCCAAAGCGGAGCCAGGCGAAACGATAACCATCACCCTCTCGGCGACCGATGCGGACTCGGATCCCCTGACTTACATCATCAGCACGCTGCCCACCAAAGGCTCGCTGGCCGTCGGATCGACCACGCTTGCGGCCGGAGACCTTCCCTACGCGATTCCCGCTGCCGGCAGGACCGTCACCTACACGGCCACAACCACGGCACACGGCACGGACACCTTCACCTTCAAAGCCAACGACGGCACGCAAAACTCCACCGCTGCCACGATCACCGTGACCGTGAACCGCGAGCCCCTTACCGGAATGACCGAACTGACTACGCCACCGAACACGGACCTGAACATCACCCTTCCGGTGAGCGACGCGGATGGCGATACCCTCTCGTTCGTCATCGTCTCGCTGCCGGGCCACGCACGGCTCAAGTCGGGTTCGGCCATTCTGACGGATGCTGACATTCCTTACGCAACGTCGTCGAACAAGCTCACCTACTCGCCGGATACCGATTATCACGGGCTCGACACCTTCGAATTCACTGCAAGTGATGGCTACGTCACAACCGGGTCGATCAGCGTGGCCGTCCAGATCAATACGGCTCCCGTGCCCGAAGACCAACGCGTCACGCTCCTGCCCGACTCATCTGTAACGATACGCCTGATTGCCAACGATGCGGACCGGGATCCCATCGAATACACCATCGCCAGCCTGCCCGGGCACGGCACCCTGTCGACGGGCGAGGTTCTGATCGAGGAAGGTGATCTGCNNNNNNNNNNCCAAGACGCTTACCCGAGGCGTAAATGAGGTCTTATACAGCGTGACTCCGGGCTATCGAGGAACAGATAGCTTTCACTTTCGGGTCAGTGATGGCGTGGCCGGCTCGGACCGCGCGGTCGTCGCCGTCGCGGTGAACACTCCGCCTCTATCACCCGACTCTGCCGTCTCCGGCTTCTGCGGCACCATCATCACCGGCGTCCTGAGCCCCAGCGACGAAGACGGTGACAAGGTCACGTTGCGTCTGACGGCCCTGCCCAAGACCGGCGTGCTCAAGATCAATGATGTTACCGCCAGCCTGACCGCGACCTATACGGCTGCCAGCATCGGGCCGCCCTTCACCTTCTCCTTTACGCCCGATGCAGGCGCTGTCGGAACCGAGACATTCCAGTGGTGCGCGAATGACGGCCGAGAGGACTCCATACCCGGCACGGTCACTCTTGCAGTCCTGCCTTTGCCTGACGGAGGGGGCCCCAGCGATGGCGGCTCAGACGGCGGAAGTTCGTCCGGTTCCGGCACAGGCTGCGGGGCGCTCGGGATGGGTGAGGTGGTTTTCCTGACTGTTGGGTTGCTTCTCGTGCCTTCTCGGACGCGCAGGTTACCGTTTTCGCACCCTTGAGCCGATCCATATCGTATAAATAATCGCTTGCCGCGAGAGCGTGGCGCCTTTGAGCAGAAGGGCCTATCACTCGGGCAATGGGCTATCTGCAAGGATCGTCCTTGCGAGGGGCTTGCTTTGCGCTATCTGCAATGGACATTCGGGTTGGCCGTCCTCGGCGCGGCCATCGCAGGGACACTCTGGATGCTGTCGCCGGGTGAAACCGCGCGCCTTCGCCGCGAAAACGAGGAACTGGAGAAACGGCGCATCGCTCTGGAACAGGCAGTCAGCCGGCTGACCGGAGAGGACCGCGTGGCCGAAGTCTATGTGGTCGATCAGGTCAGAGAAGGCGAGGTGTTCAACGGCCGGCCTTCTGACACGGACATCACCATCATCGAATTCGTGGAGATCGACCGCGAAGGACACGCCCTGCCGTCGCGGCGATTCATGATCAATGACGACGTCATTTTCTTCGATGCCCTAGTGCTGAAGTTCGACCCTGAGTACGTGTCTCTCGGAGACGCCCTTCGCGGCAAGAGTCTGGCGCTGTTTCGCCGGATCTACGGAGAACACCAGAATCCTATCGACGGGTTTCCCGTCGACCCCAGCGGCGATGTGCCCAATATCTTTCGTGTGAACCCATCACCGACGCCCTTTGAGCAGGAATTGTGGCGCCAGTTCTGGGACTTGGCGTCCGATCCGGACCTCGCCGCCCGAAAAGGCATTACGGTCGCTCAAGGGGAGGCCGTCTATGTGCCGGTCGAGCGCGGGCAGGTTTGGAGCCTGACGCTCCAGAACAACGGCGGATTAAGCATTAAGCTGCGCCGCTCAAACGCCGACCAAACTAGCAGGCCGAGCCTCTCGCCATCGGTCCGATAAGGGACAGCAACAGCGGGTGAGCTCCGACGCCGTCCGCACCCGAGTTACGATCAGGGGGAAGTGTCATGCCGACGGGAGAGATCGTCAAACTGACACGCAAGCAGATCGCCCGCCTCATCCGCAAGCGGATGGAGACGGCCGGGCAGAGATACGATGGAGCCGAGCTGCGGCGGGCGCCGCGCTGGCCATTTCCAGGCACTGTCGAACTGAGGTATGCGACGGGCGACAACAACCAGCAGTGGTTTGCCGTTTGTCGAGACATCAGTGAGGGCGGTATGGGCGTGAAGACGGATACGTACTTCCCGCCTGACGCGCTGTTGGATATCTCGGTGCATCTGCCCGAGCAGACCTTCTATGGCCAGGCGAAGGTGCGATACTGCAAGGAGATGGACGGCGAGGCGGAGTATCTGATGGGTATTCAGTTCGTCTTCGACGACTAAGGCGCCGAAGAACAACGTGCTCCAGGCCTTCAAATGGTGCCAGGACAAAGACGGCCTCCAGGGCGAATCACAGTGCGAGCAAGAGAGATGGTCATCGGAGAGGTTCCCAAGCTCACCCGAGACGTTATCGCCGAGATCGTGCGGCAACTGCCCCATGAGGCTCCTCATCAACAAGACGACCGTAACGATCCGAGACGACACCCACGATACAGCTCACGGGGCACAGTTGAATTGCGACCGGTGTTCAGCCGGCAAAGCGATAGCCTGACGGGTAACGTAATGAACATTTCCGAAGGGGGCCTGGGGATGAGCTCCGCACATTACTTCGAGCCCGATTCGGTGGTTGACATCGTCGTACAGTTGCCCCACGCATCCTTCGCAACCAAGGCCTGTGTTCGCTACTGCAAGAAGGTCCGGGGCGAGTACATGACCGGGTTGGCTTTCATCTTCGGAAGTTGAAGGCTCTCTCGGTCAGCGTCCGCGATTAATCATCGCGGTGACCACCCAGCAGGCCGGCCCGCATCAGGTAGTACAACAGCGTCAGGATAGCCGTCAGCGTGGCGGCGACATAGGTCATGGCGGCGGCCCGAAGGACCCGGCCTACTTCCTCGTCCTCTACTTGAGTGACCAGACCATTGGCCAGAAGAGCCTGACGCGCACGCGTGCTGGCATTGAATTCGACGGGAAGGTTGATCAACTGGAATAGCACGACCATCGTGAACAGGGCGCAACCGATGACCGCCAGCGACTTGAGGGCCATGGCCAAGCCAATCATGATGAGTATGAAACTGAAGTTTGAGCCAATGCTGGCCAGGGGAATGATGCTGTTCCGCAGGGACAACGCCGCGTAGCCGTGGGCGTGCTGAATCGCATGCCCGGCCTCGTGCGCGGCCACACCTGCCGCAGCGATGGATCGACCGTGGTAGACATCAGGACTCAATCGCAGCACCCGTTCTCGCGGGTCGTAGTGGTCACCAAGGTAACTGTTCACCGGCTCGATGGCCACATCGTGGATTCCTTCGCTGTCGAGGATGGCTTGGGCTATATCACGGCCGGTCCAGCCCTTGCGAGTGGTCATTTCCTTGGCTCTCGCAAAGGTTGACTTCACCTTGAGGCTCGCGTAGAGGGCCAGCAGAATGCCTGGGCCAACGAGCAAGAAGTACTGGTGATCCCACCAACCAAGCATGTCAACCTCCTTTCGTTGCCCCCGAACGTCCTTGCAGCAGGTCGTCGAAAAATTGTACGACCGCGCGCGGCTCTGAGGTCGCTGCAATCGGAGTGCCACCGCGCCGATTGTACGTAACAGACCGCTTGACAGGCACTTAGATCATGGCCGATGGCAGGGGTGCCGGTCAATTTGGCAGTCTACGTCTCTTCCTGCAAATCCGATTCATCGAGCACCTCAAAGTTGTGGGTACGGAGGGTATCGATGGCCAAGTCCACATTGTCCACGTAGATGGCGATCGCGGATCCTTTTTGGGAGGCCAGCAAGGGGTAGGCATACGCAATGTTGATCTCAGCTCCAAGCAAGGCCGACCAGACGGTCAAAAGGCCTCGTTTGCCTTTCGGCAGGCGAACGACAACCACCTCTGCGACCGTCACAGTGAAACCCGCCTCGCGGAGAACGCGAATCGCCTCATCTGCGGCATCAAAAAGCAACCGCACGATGGCGCAGTCAACCAAGTCAACAATCGACAGGGCCAGCATCTTAATATCTTTTTTCTCAAGGACTTGCGTAATGCTCAGGAGTTGGCCCAACCGGTTCTCCACGAAGACGGAAATCTGCCGAACCGCAGGCGCTCCGTGCCCCCCCACCGTCTCCAAGGGCTTGTGCAACAGTGACATGTCTACATTTTAGCCCCCGAAACGTTGGCGACGCCAACCCCGAGCAGATCTGCCTGCCACTCTGGCAGTCCCAAAGCCAAGATCTCAAGGCCGCAGAATATGGTGTAAGCATTTGCACAAACAGAGCTTACGGTATAGAAGGCAAGAGCTGGAGGGTTGGCATCTTTCTTGCTGTAACTAGAGATCGGCTGAACGGAAGTCGGGTCGCGGCGGTGAGACTGCGCGTGGCCAAGGACTCTCGACAGCGCAGTGCCGAGAACATGTCGCGCGGGACGCTGGCAACAAGGCTTTCCGCGCAGGTTCGAAGGAGATGGAACGTATGTCAAAAATCATCGGAATCGACTTGGGCACCACGAACTCGGTGGTAGCGATCATGGAGGGCGACCAACCCAAGGTGCTGACCAACGCCCAAGGCTCCCGGCTGACTCCGTCAGTGGTGGGCTTCACGGACAAGGGCGAGCAGCTTGTCGGCCAGATCGCCAAACATCAGCAGGTGACCAATCCGGAGAATACCATTTTCTCGATCAAGCGGTTCATGGGGCGTCGTCATTACGAAGTCCAATCCGAGGAAAAGACGGTGCCTTACAAGATCGTCGGCGGGCCGCAGGATCTGGTCAAGGTGGAGGTACGGGGCAAGCAGTACACTCCGCCGGAGATCTCCGCAATTATTCTGCGTGATCTCAAGAAGACGGCCGAGGACTATCTGGGCGAGACCGTCACGCGCGCGGTTATCACCGTTCCGGCTTACTTCAATGACGCGCAGCGACAAGCCACCAAGGATGCCGGGGAGATCGCCGGCCTCAAGGTCGAGAGGATCATCAACGAGCCCACCGCGGCGGCCTTGGCGTACGGACTCGAGAAAAAGAAGAACGAGAAGATCGCCGTATTCGACCTCGGCGGCGGCACGTTCGACATTTCGATCCTCGATATCGGGGACAGCGTGTTCGAGGTGCTCAGCACCAACGGCGATACGCACCTGGGCGGTGACGACTACGACAAGGTGCTGATCGATTACGTTGCCGAGGAATTCCGGCGGAAGGAAGGCATTGACTTGCGCAAGGATCCGATGGCCCTGCAGCGACTAAAAGAAGCCTGCGAGAAGGCCAAGTGCGAGTTGTCCACGGTGCAGGAGACGACGATCAACCTGCCGTTCATCACCGCCGACCAGGCCGGCCCGAAGCACCTCCAGGAGAAGCTG
Above is a window of Phycisphaerae bacterium DNA encoding:
- a CDS encoding PEP-CTERM sorting domain-containing protein (PEP-CTERM proteins occur, often in large numbers, in the proteomes of bacteria that also encode an exosortase, a predicted intramembrane cysteine proteinase. The presence of a PEP-CTERM domain at a protein's C-terminus predicts cleavage within the sorting domain, followed by covalent anchoring to some some component of the (usually Gram-negative) cell surface. Many PEP-CTERM proteins exhibit an unusual sequence composition that includes large numbers of potential glycosylation sites. Expression of one such protein has been shown restore the ability of a bacterium to form floc, a type of biofilm.), with translation MRGKHITVLACLATIGMTVFSSPVLAIRITDPGGLDAPPPWYVLYDQTGTQARNTGAADWFSSRTDPVNGDNRLDKPPNGCTFTKIAVYVMPGSGTITDLNLYLYRTVEGVDAITTWNNTVQPANLIASQSFGNGQPAAGWLVLEFPENPQPWPAASPMDSGYVWRLVWTGGGNIQFAKWHRPGNRDTTIVGNTQFDAGAFPGQENRAFVTAVYVPEPAALALLGFSGCMAMRRRR
- a CDS encoding Ig-like domain-containing protein, producing the protein MNTVNLPIALRSLGRLALVLGLGLAAAGVPSTLMAAAPVAAAGSAKAEPGETITITLSATDADSDPLTYIISTLPTKGSLAVGSTTLAAGDLPYAIPAAGRTVTYTATTTAHGTDTFTFKANDGTQNSTAATITVTVNREPLTGMTELTTPPNTDLNITLPVSDADGDTLSFVIVSLPGHARLKSGSAILTDADIPYATSSNKLTYSPDTDYHGLDTFEFTASDGYVTTGSISVAVQINTAPVPEDQRVTLLPDSSVTIRLIANDADRDPIEYTIASLPGHGTLSTGEVLIEEGDL
- a CDS encoding Ig-like domain-containing protein; translated protein: KTLTRGVNEVLYSVTPGYRGTDSFHFRVSDGVAGSDRAVVAVAVNTPPLSPDSAVSGFCGTIITGVLSPSDEDGDKVTLRLTALPKTGVLKINDVTASLTATYTAASIGPPFTFSFTPDAGAVGTETFQWCANDGREDSIPGTVTLAVLPLPDGGGPSDGGSDGGSSSGSGTGCGALGMGEVVFLTVGLLLVPSRTRRLPFSHP
- a CDS encoding PilZ domain-containing protein is translated as MPTGEIVKLTRKQIARLIRKRMETAGQRYDGAELRRAPRWPFPGTVELRYATGDNNQQWFAVCRDISEGGMGVKTDTYFPPDALLDISVHLPEQTFYGQAKVRYCKEMDGEAEYLMGIQFVFDD
- a CDS encoding PilZ domain-containing protein, with amino-acid sequence MRAREMVIGEVPKLTRDVIAEIVRQLPHEAPHQQDDRNDPRRHPRYSSRGTVELRPVFSRQSDSLTGNVMNISEGGLGMSSAHYFEPDSVVDIVVQLPHASFATKACVRYCKKVRGEYMTGLAFIFGS
- a CDS encoding zinc metallopeptidase; the encoded protein is MLGWWDHQYFLLVGPGILLALYASLKVKSTFARAKEMTTRKGWTGRDIAQAILDSEGIHDVAIEPVNSYLGDHYDPRERVLRLSPDVYHGRSIAAAGVAAHEAGHAIQHAHGYAALSLRNSIIPLASIGSNFSFILIMIGLAMALKSLAVIGCALFTMVVLFQLINLPVEFNASTRARQALLANGLVTQVEDEEVGRVLRAAAMTYVAATLTAILTLLYYLMRAGLLGGHRDD
- a CDS encoding acetolactate synthase, whose product is MSLLHKPLETVGGHGAPAVRQISVFVENRLGQLLSITQVLEKKDIKMLALSIVDLVDCAIVRLLFDAADEAIRVLREAGFTVTVAEVVVVRLPKGKRGLLTVWSALLGAEINIAYAYPLLASQKGSAIAIYVDNVDLAIDTLRTHNFEVLDESDLQEET